The Blattabacterium cuenoti genome includes a region encoding these proteins:
- a CDS encoding lytic transglycosylase domain-containing protein, producing the protein MATITIKNIMFFMLILKSLIVQSASKHFLEQKNVINFHKDIFDKKLDLNNIYTEKLWKKMLVGKKKSLSSKKLSHKKNIVITNIDSEKLQLRLNFLNKRSKTKMLKYNSIVHASVESYLRMGKYIEKIISLSDFYFPMFEEKLENYRLPKELKYLAIIESNLNPVITSKAGAQGIWQFMPETGKIYDLNINNIYDERNDPVKSTEAACRYLKFLYKKIGNWELVLAAYNAGPGTVDKILQNHQNRKDFWGLWEFFPKETQNYVPKFIAINYVMNYYKEHNIYTYRSYPYKYKYKETVLIPVKETISLKFFAYSLNMSYQDLILLNPQYLVDLIPPGNKFFLRLPKNKVSFLKKK; encoded by the coding sequence ATGGCAACGATAACGATAAAAAATATTATGTTTTTTATGCTCATATTAAAAAGTTTGATTGTTCAATCTGCATCAAAGCACTTTTTGGAACAAAAAAATGTAATTAATTTTCATAAAGATATTTTTGATAAAAAATTAGATTTAAATAACATTTATACAGAAAAATTATGGAAAAAAATGCTTGTAGGGAAAAAAAAATCTTTATCTAGTAAGAAATTATCTCATAAAAAAAATATTGTTATTACTAATATAGATTCTGAAAAACTTCAATTAAGATTGAATTTTTTAAATAAAAGATCTAAAACTAAGATGCTTAAATACAACAGCATAGTGCATGCTTCTGTAGAAAGTTATCTTCGTATGGGAAAATATATAGAAAAAATTATTTCATTGTCAGATTTTTATTTTCCTATGTTTGAAGAAAAACTTGAAAACTATCGTCTTCCAAAAGAATTAAAATATTTAGCTATTATAGAATCAAATTTAAATCCTGTTATTACCTCCAAAGCAGGAGCTCAAGGAATTTGGCAATTCATGCCTGAAACTGGAAAAATATATGATCTCAACATTAATAATATTTATGATGAAAGAAATGATCCTGTCAAATCAACGGAAGCAGCTTGCCGTTATTTAAAATTTCTATATAAAAAAATAGGAAATTGGGAATTAGTCTTAGCTGCTTATAATGCTGGTCCAGGTACTGTAGATAAAATATTGCAAAATCATCAAAACAGAAAAGATTTCTGGGGTTTATGGGAATTTTTTCCAAAAGAAACTCAAAATTATGTTCCAAAATTTATTGCCATTAATTATGTAATGAATTACTATAAGGAACACAATATTTACACATATCGCTCCTATCCCTACAAATATAAATATAAAGAAACAGTCCTAATCCCTGTCAAAGAAACAATTTCTTTGAAATTTTTTGCCTATAGTTTAAATATGTCTTATCAAGATTTAATTCTTCTAAATCCACAATATCTTGTGGATCTTATTCCTCCTGGAAATAAGTTTTTTTTGAGATTGCCAAAAAACAAAGTTTCCTTTTTAAAAAAAAAATAG
- a CDS encoding dCTP deaminase/dUTPase family protein, protein MIKNGYQLTLIANIEKSISINFMERKLISTGIFIQFPKKIKYHFFLKKKFIEAICVIHITKNKKNTVLCQEIKMIITNVLFETMKIRSNEKLAVVNIFQGTQIKWEKCSILNTSMRGCNSFGSTGI, encoded by the coding sequence GTGATAAAAAATGGATACCAATTAACTTTAATTGCCAATATAGAAAAATCTATTTCCATTAATTTTATGGAAAGAAAATTGATATCAACAGGCATTTTTATTCAATTTCCTAAAAAAATTAAGTATCATTTTTTTTTGAAGAAAAAATTCATTGAAGCTATTTGCGTCATTCATATTACAAAAAATAAAAAAAATACGGTTTTATGTCAAGAAATTAAAATGATTATAACAAACGTTTTGTTTGAAACTATGAAAATTAGATCCAATGAAAAACTAGCTGTAGTAAACATATTTCAAGGAACCCAAATAAAATGGGAAAAATGTTCTATTTTAAATACAAGTATGAGAGGATGCAATAGTTTTGGAAGTACTGGGATATGA
- a CDS encoding Sec-independent protein translocase subunit TatA/TatB, with amino-acid sequence MDFISIFLILLGTFGTTEIVVIVILALLLFGGKKIPELMKGLGTGLKEFKKASEGKDSESEKE; translated from the coding sequence ATGGATTTCATTTCTATTTTTTTAATACTACTTGGAACTTTTGGAACCACAGAAATTGTGGTGATTGTCATTCTTGCACTTTTACTTTTCGGTGGTAAAAAAATACCGGAATTAATGAAAGGATTAGGGACAGGATTGAAAGAATTCAAAAAAGCTTCTGAAGGAAAAGATTCAGAATCTGAAAAAGAATAA
- a CDS encoding HD family phosphohydrolase, translating into MASFLKFYTYKNIADKILVPIIAVLSLTFFFPKKEIFQYEFSKGKNWTYRDLFSPFDFVVQKNSQDLDLEIKKLKENQRIFFIQNKKIVKNIKKKLKKIPFLKRSKYYSRIVYKTVNTVYKYGYIDSIPEQNKIFCFQKNKKWIPILSKKIYTHKKVNDVIEKNFLKNNSYRAKILKRILKKIIVPNFFYNQNYTEFFFHERIKSISKIKYSFTKGDKIIRNNEMIDEKKFQVLSFFKKEYENKVWNKKKDYCLIIGSFLIISMIFTLFILYLFYFQNKIFHNNREMNFLIINILLISLITIIILKYHSKILYIIPFCILPISIRAFFNFHLSIIIHLTTILLLSLITPNSFEFAFLQVTTGFLVMLTKKNIYKMANLFIAVGKITITYIITFSSLTLIREGSLEKISFHTFSLFFFNGVLTLFVHPLIFLFEKLLNLTSDISLLELSDTNTPILRLLSQKAPGTLQHVLTVANIAEEAAVSIGAHSLLVRIGAIYHDIGKIKKSKFFSENQYNIINPHEKLSPKESAKIILEHVPIGIKLAKKYYLPDSVTDFIRTHHGNSIIHYFYEKQKEKFPNTKVDKKQFQYSGPKPFSKETAIVMIADSVEAASKSIKNPSSKDLEDLVENVINKQKKENQFSNADITLKEIEKVKKVLKKKLINIYHTRIEYPNT; encoded by the coding sequence ATGGCTAGCTTCTTAAAGTTTTATACATATAAAAATATTGCAGATAAGATTTTAGTTCCAATTATTGCAGTCTTATCATTGACATTTTTTTTCCCAAAAAAAGAGATTTTTCAATATGAATTTTCAAAGGGTAAAAATTGGACTTACAGAGATTTATTTTCTCCGTTTGACTTTGTTGTTCAAAAAAATAGTCAAGATCTAGATTTAGAAATAAAAAAATTGAAAGAAAATCAGAGAATATTTTTTATTCAAAACAAAAAAATAGTTAAAAACATAAAAAAAAAGCTAAAAAAAATTCCATTTCTAAAAAGAAGCAAATATTATTCCAGAATTGTTTATAAAACAGTGAACACTGTGTATAAATATGGATATATAGATTCTATTCCGGAACAAAATAAGATTTTTTGTTTTCAAAAAAACAAAAAATGGATTCCCATTTTATCCAAAAAAATTTATACTCACAAAAAGGTAAATGATGTTATTGAGAAAAATTTTTTGAAAAATAATAGTTATCGTGCAAAAATTCTAAAAAGAATTTTAAAAAAAATTATTGTTCCAAACTTTTTTTATAACCAAAATTATACTGAATTTTTTTTTCATGAAAGAATTAAATCTATCAGTAAAATAAAATATTCTTTTACAAAAGGAGATAAAATTATCAGAAATAATGAAATGATAGATGAAAAAAAATTTCAAGTTTTATCTTTTTTCAAAAAAGAATATGAAAATAAAGTATGGAACAAAAAAAAAGATTATTGTCTTATTATAGGATCTTTTTTAATAATTAGTATGATCTTCACTCTATTTATATTATATCTTTTTTATTTTCAAAATAAAATATTTCATAATAATAGAGAGATGAATTTTTTAATTATTAATATATTGCTCATATCATTGATTACTATTATAATTTTAAAATATCATTCCAAAATATTATATATAATTCCTTTTTGTATACTTCCTATAAGCATTCGCGCTTTTTTCAATTTTCACTTAAGCATCATTATTCACTTAACAACTATTTTATTATTGTCCTTAATTACACCAAATAGTTTCGAATTTGCTTTTCTTCAAGTCACTACAGGGTTTTTAGTCATGTTAACAAAAAAAAACATTTATAAAATGGCTAACCTTTTTATTGCTGTGGGAAAAATAACTATTACTTATATAATTACTTTTAGTTCACTTACTTTAATTCGTGAAGGGTCTTTAGAAAAAATTTCTTTTCATACTTTTTCATTATTCTTTTTTAATGGAGTTTTAACTTTATTTGTTCATCCATTAATATTTCTTTTCGAAAAATTATTAAATCTTACTTCTGATATTTCATTATTAGAATTATCGGATACAAACACTCCTATATTAAGATTATTGTCTCAAAAAGCTCCAGGGACTTTACAACATGTTTTAACAGTAGCAAATATTGCAGAAGAAGCAGCAGTTTCTATTGGAGCTCATTCATTATTGGTAAGAATAGGAGCTATTTATCATGATATAGGAAAAATAAAAAAATCAAAGTTTTTTAGTGAAAATCAATATAATATAATTAATCCACATGAAAAATTAAGTCCAAAAGAAAGTGCAAAAATTATTTTAGAACATGTTCCAATTGGAATTAAGCTAGCAAAGAAATATTATTTACCTGATTCTGTGACTGATTTTATACGCACACACCATGGAAATAGTATTATTCATTATTTTTACGAAAAACAAAAAGAAAAATTTCCAAATACAAAAGTGGATAAAAAACAATTCCAATATTCTGGACCTAAGCCTTTTTCCAAAGAAACGGCTATTGTTATGATAGCCGACTCTGTAGAAGCAGCTTCGAAAAGTATTAAAAATCCATCTTCTAAAGATTTGGAAGACTTGGTAGAAAATGTTATTAATAAACAAAAAAAAGAAAACCAGTTTTCTAATGCGGACATTACTTTAAAAGAAATAGAAAAAGTAAAAAAAGTTCTTAAAAAGAAACTAATAAATATTTATCATACTAGAATAGAATATCCTAATACCTAA
- a CDS encoding lipopolysaccharide biosynthesis protein, with the protein MYKKLAIQTIIYSIGSILPKIINYAFLKFFTVSLKREEFSLYTDMYALSFMVIGFLSFGLENTYFRFLYKKNYNKETIFSTGVIIQLLITSFFLIISVNSIKYLISIAGYQNHPEYFLMFFLIIFFDTICILPMAWLRANEKPLKHTVINIINILIQSFLIIYMFFCSNNLYIKGTCFFFIFEWINSFTDRTGYIFFANMISSLSNLFLVLPILFKKVILKRFNKILAKKMLNYGIPIMLGTIAFSINENLDKILIKRWVSDEINGSYSACYKIASFMSLYIRIFRLGIEPFFFKKSVDSDAKYYYEEINYMFILFGLIFYVLICGNIPMFVEFFIDQKYHFAMSIIPIIMMGNLFLGVYTNLSIFYKVIDKPIIGTYISLIGVLITFLFNIIFILIPNSSFMIPAWGTLASYGCMLIILYIWGKKKFFKFCRKIRNIIIHFLFAIFLVIVINKKKEMMFSFFFQFLYLTIILFIEKKRLINLIKY; encoded by the coding sequence TTGTACAAAAAATTAGCAATACAAACAATTATCTATTCTATAGGATCAATTTTACCAAAAATTATTAATTATGCTTTTTTAAAATTTTTTACTGTTTCTTTAAAAAGAGAAGAATTTTCTCTTTATACAGATATGTATGCTTTATCTTTTATGGTTATAGGATTTCTTTCTTTTGGATTAGAAAATACTTATTTTAGATTTTTATATAAAAAAAATTACAACAAAGAAACTATTTTTTCAACGGGTGTTATAATACAATTATTGATTACCTCTTTTTTTTTAATTATTTCTGTTAACTCAATTAAATATTTAATTTCTATCGCTGGGTATCAGAATCATCCAGAATATTTTCTTATGTTCTTCTTAATCATATTTTTTGACACAATTTGTATTCTTCCTATGGCTTGGCTTCGTGCGAATGAAAAACCGTTAAAACACACTGTTATAAATATAATAAATATACTCATCCAATCATTTTTAATAATATATATGTTTTTTTGTTCTAACAATCTTTATATCAAAGGAACTTGTTTCTTTTTTATTTTTGAATGGATAAATTCGTTCACAGATAGAACAGGTTATATATTTTTTGCAAACATGATATCATCCTTAAGTAATTTATTTTTAGTGCTTCCTATTCTTTTCAAAAAAGTAATTCTAAAAAGATTTAACAAAATTCTTGCCAAAAAAATGTTAAATTATGGAATTCCTATTATGTTAGGAACTATTGCTTTTTCTATTAATGAAAATCTTGATAAAATATTGATCAAAAGATGGGTTTCCGATGAAATTAACGGATCTTATTCTGCTTGTTATAAAATAGCATCTTTTATGAGTTTGTATATCAGAATTTTTCGATTGGGAATCGAACCTTTTTTTTTTAAAAAATCAGTGGATTCTGATGCAAAATATTATTATGAAGAAATTAACTATATGTTTATTCTTTTCGGATTAATTTTTTATGTATTAATATGTGGAAATATCCCCATGTTTGTAGAATTTTTTATTGATCAAAAATATCACTTCGCAATGTCCATTATTCCTATAATAATGATGGGAAATTTATTTTTAGGAGTTTATACGAATCTATCCATATTTTATAAAGTAATAGATAAACCTATTATAGGAACTTATATCTCCTTAATAGGAGTATTAATCACTTTTTTATTTAATATTATTTTTATTTTAATTCCTAATAGTAGTTTTATGATCCCTGCTTGGGGAACTTTAGCATCGTATGGATGCATGTTAATCATTTTATACATTTGGGGGAAAAAAAAATTTTTTAAATTTTGTAGAAAAATAAGAAATATCATAATTCATTTTTTATTTGCAATTTTTTTAGTTATTGTGATCAATAAAAAGAAAGAAATGATGTTTAGCTTCTTTTTTCAATTCCTATATTTGACAATTATTTTATTTATTGAAAAAAAAAGATTGATTAATTTAATTAAATATTAA
- a CDS encoding MBL fold metallo-hydrolase: MKITFLGTGNSQGIPIIGSKHPVCLSKNPKDKRLRSSVLIEKDKKFFLIDCGPDFRYQMLRSNHERLDAIFLTHEHHDHIGGLDDIRPFSFNMNKPIPVYGLRRVLENLKKRFFYIFSENHKSNTSRISIHELDSYKDFFIVEDFKVFPLSIWHGDLPILGFRIENFAYITDASSIPLQTIQQLKELDILVLNFLRKAPKYPYHFTLYKSLNAIQKIRPKKTYLTHISHMIGFHEEIETRLPEDVYLAYDGLIIYET, encoded by the coding sequence ATGAAAATTACTTTTTTAGGAACTGGAAACTCTCAGGGTATTCCTATTATTGGATCTAAACATCCAGTGTGTTTGTCTAAAAATCCAAAAGATAAGAGACTTAGAAGTTCTGTTTTAATTGAGAAAGACAAAAAATTTTTTTTAATAGATTGTGGTCCAGATTTTCGTTATCAAATGTTGCGAAGCAATCATGAAAGATTGGATGCTATTTTTCTTACACATGAACATCATGATCATATAGGAGGATTAGATGATATAAGACCGTTTTCTTTTAATATGAATAAACCCATACCTGTTTATGGATTACGTAGAGTTTTAGAGAATTTAAAAAAAAGATTTTTTTATATCTTTTCAGAAAATCATAAATCGAATACATCAAGAATATCCATACATGAGTTAGATAGTTATAAAGATTTCTTTATTGTAGAAGATTTTAAAGTTTTTCCTTTATCCATATGGCATGGAGATCTTCCTATTTTAGGTTTTCGTATAGAAAATTTTGCATACATTACAGATGCAAGCAGTATTCCTCTTCAAACAATTCAACAATTAAAAGAATTAGACATTTTAGTTTTAAATTTTTTAAGAAAAGCACCAAAATATCCTTATCACTTTACGCTATACAAATCTTTGAATGCAATTCAAAAAATTCGTCCTAAAAAAACTTATCTCACACACATTAGTCATATGATTGGGTTTCATGAAGAAATAGAAACACGATTACCAGAAGATGTCTACCTAGCTTATGATGGATTAATCATATATGAAACATAA
- the clpP gene encoding ATP-dependent Clp endopeptidase proteolytic subunit ClpP codes for MDYRKNSKEFMLYATKHKKINSLMIDEYIIQSMTPYIVEERKLNVAQMDVFSRLMMDRVIFLGTPIEDQVANIVQAQLLFLQSVDSVKDIQIYINSPGGDVYAGLGIYDTMQIVEPDVATICTGMAASMAAVLLCAGVKNKRSALKHSRIMIHQPIGGTQGQASDIEITVREILKLKKELYEIISKHSEVPIEKIEKDSDRDYWMTSQEAKKYGMIDEVLEGKR; via the coding sequence ATGGATTATCGAAAAAATTCAAAAGAATTTATGCTGTATGCAACTAAGCATAAAAAAATCAATAGTTTAATGATAGATGAATATATTATTCAATCAATGACACCTTATATTGTTGAAGAAAGAAAGCTAAATGTAGCTCAAATGGATGTTTTTTCTCGTTTAATGATGGATCGAGTTATTTTTTTAGGAACTCCTATAGAAGACCAAGTAGCTAATATAGTACAAGCTCAATTATTGTTTTTACAGTCTGTAGATTCTGTGAAAGACATACAAATTTATATTAATTCTCCAGGAGGAGATGTTTATGCAGGATTAGGGATATATGACACCATGCAAATTGTAGAACCAGATGTAGCTACCATTTGTACTGGAATGGCTGCATCTATGGCAGCTGTTTTACTTTGTGCAGGAGTAAAAAATAAAAGATCTGCATTAAAACATTCAAGAATCATGATCCATCAACCTATAGGGGGGACACAAGGACAAGCTTCAGATATTGAAATTACAGTTCGCGAAATTTTGAAGTTGAAAAAAGAACTTTACGAAATTATATCGAAACATTCGGAAGTCCCTATTGAAAAAATAGAAAAAGACTCAGATAGAGATTATTGGATGACTTCTCAAGAAGCCAAAAAATACGGAATGATAGATGAAGTCCTAGAAGGAAAGAGATGA
- a CDS encoding sugar phosphate nucleotidyltransferase: MKIIIPMAGKGLRLHPHTLSTPKPLIHIAGKTILRRLLESLSGVIKIFSVQEIVFIIGNDGENIEKKLIQLANEIGVNPIIYYQITPLGTADALLKAKNSLNGGPIIIIFSDTLFYNTSLEKEITNKVDNIIWTKKVKNPHSFGVVKCDSSEIITHFIEKPNNYVSDLAIIGLYYFRDSLFLRKELQSLDKKRKNEQEYQLTSVLENMRKKGEKFISKQVQEWMDFGNKKRTISSNSKILSIEHNHSQLIHEKAIIRDSLIIKPCSIGENTSIENSIIGPYVSIGKNTKVKNSNIRRSLIQDNTKIQYANLHNSMIGNHIYYIEKAKKVSLGDYSVFN, from the coding sequence ATGAAAATTATAATTCCTATGGCTGGAAAAGGATTGCGTTTGCATCCGCACACTTTAAGCACTCCAAAACCATTAATCCATATAGCAGGAAAAACAATTTTGAGAAGATTGTTGGAAAGTTTATCCGGAGTTATAAAAATTTTTTCTGTACAAGAAATTGTTTTCATTATAGGAAATGACGGAGAAAATATTGAAAAAAAATTAATCCAATTAGCTAATGAGATAGGAGTTAATCCTATTATCTATTATCAAATCACTCCACTTGGAACGGCAGATGCCTTGTTAAAAGCTAAAAATTCATTGAATGGAGGACCGATAATCATTATTTTTTCCGATACTTTATTTTATAATACTTCTTTGGAAAAGGAAATTACTAACAAAGTAGATAACATTATATGGACAAAAAAAGTTAAAAATCCTCATTCATTTGGAGTGGTAAAATGTGATTCTTCGGAAATTATTACTCATTTTATAGAAAAGCCAAATAATTATGTTTCTGATCTAGCAATCATCGGTCTTTATTATTTTAGAGATAGTCTTTTTTTAAGGAAAGAACTCCAATCTTTAGATAAAAAAAGAAAAAATGAACAAGAATATCAATTAACATCTGTTTTAGAAAATATGAGAAAAAAAGGAGAAAAATTTATCAGCAAACAAGTTCAAGAATGGATGGATTTTGGAAATAAAAAAAGAACCATTTCTTCTAATTCAAAAATATTATCTATAGAACACAATCATTCTCAATTGATTCATGAAAAAGCAATCATAAGAGATAGTTTAATTATAAAACCTTGTTCAATCGGAGAAAATACAAGCATTGAGAATAGCATCATAGGCCCTTATGTTTCAATAGGAAAAAATACAAAAGTAAAAAATAGTAATATAAGAAGATCTTTGATTCAGGACAATACAAAAATACAATATGCAAATTTGCATAATTCTATGATAGGAAATCACATCTATTATATCGAAAAAGCAAAAAAAGTAAGTTTAGGCGATTATTCTGTTTTCAATTAA
- the recA gene encoding recombinase RecA: MNEKIEQKRKSLELVLEKMDKIYGKGTVMRMGDSHIGNLEIVSSGSLSLDIALGIKGFPKGRIIEIFGPESSGKTTLALHAINQSQKLGGFASFIDAEHAFDCLYAQKIGVNIKELIISQPDNGEQALEIVDNLIRSGVIDMIVVDSVAALTPKSEIEGEMGDSKIGLQARLMSQALRKLTSSIGKSKSILIFINQLREKIGVYGNPEVTTGGNALKFYSSIRLDIRKGNQIKNGEKILGNRTKVKVVKNKLSPPFKIAEFDIMYGEGISKIGEILDLGVDLGIIKKNASWFSYGDMKLGQGRDSVKEFLKEKKNIINEIQKNIINQYIQK; this comes from the coding sequence ATGAACGAAAAAATTGAACAAAAAAGAAAATCTTTAGAACTTGTTCTAGAAAAAATGGATAAAATATATGGGAAAGGAACTGTTATGCGAATGGGAGATTCTCATATAGGAAATTTAGAAATTGTTTCTTCTGGATCTTTAAGTTTAGATATAGCTTTGGGAATAAAAGGATTTCCAAAAGGTCGTATTATTGAAATATTTGGACCAGAATCTTCAGGAAAAACTACTTTAGCATTACATGCAATAAATCAATCTCAAAAATTAGGAGGTTTTGCTAGTTTTATTGATGCTGAACATGCTTTTGATTGTCTTTATGCTCAAAAAATAGGAGTTAACATCAAAGAATTAATAATCTCTCAACCAGATAATGGGGAACAAGCGCTTGAAATAGTAGATAATTTAATTAGATCTGGTGTTATTGATATGATCGTGGTTGATTCTGTGGCAGCTTTAACTCCTAAAAGTGAAATAGAAGGAGAAATGGGTGATTCTAAAATAGGATTACAAGCTAGATTAATGTCTCAAGCTTTGAGAAAGCTAACTTCTAGTATAGGAAAATCAAAAAGCATACTCATATTTATTAATCAATTAAGAGAAAAAATCGGAGTTTATGGAAATCCGGAAGTTACAACAGGCGGAAATGCCTTGAAATTTTATTCATCAATTCGATTAGACATCCGAAAAGGAAATCAAATTAAGAATGGAGAAAAAATATTAGGAAATAGAACAAAAGTAAAAGTAGTGAAAAATAAACTTTCTCCTCCTTTTAAAATTGCTGAATTTGATATAATGTACGGTGAAGGTATTTCAAAAATAGGTGAAATACTGGATTTAGGAGTTGATTTAGGAATTATTAAAAAAAATGCATCTTGGTTTAGTTATGGAGACATGAAATTAGGTCAAGGAAGAGATTCTGTCAAAGAATTTTTAAAAGAAAAGAAAAACATTATAAATGAAATACAAAAAAATATAATAAATCAATATATTCAAAAATAG